TGGGCATGATGAcatatgcctctaatcccagcaattcaggaggggCCTATTCATCATTTCCTAGGTTTGgggcttgtttttctttttaaagtcatgctgaggattgaacctaggacctcccACATGCTAAACAATCCCTCTCCCGCTAAGCCTATATCAGCCCAAGCTTGGAAACTTTTAACTTGATACGAATTCTCATTTGTCTCTACAGTATGAAAAAGCTTTCTCACCTAAGATTCTGCAGAACTGGTCTCCTGCCAAACCAACAAAAGAGGTATACCATGTTTGTTATGATCCTTTACATTACGCTCTGTAATCCTATCACCCCTTTTTTAGTCTTCTCTAAACTTCCTGTCCTCTACTCCCCAGACTCTAGTTCAAGCTCCTCAGATATATCCTCCCTCTATTGTACTAATAAGCATTTCTCTCTTCCACCTCTACCCCAGAAAATCTCTTCCCATGAAGGCTACACCCAGATTATCGCCAATGATCGTGGTCATCTGTTGCCTTCAGTGCCCCGTTCCAAGGTGAGATACCCATCTCCATTCTTATCAAGAAAGGTTGAAGAACTGAGGCATAGAACTGGGAGACTGCAGGCACTctcttaagaaattaaaattcaatctAATTCATGTTTTGAGTATGCCAAACTCCCAGCTAGTTTATCTAATAGGAAAGAGTTGTGCTTAGCATACGAATCTATAAGCAGATGAATGAACTGTATAAACAAATGTCCTTGGGTGATGATACTTGGGGGACTCTTGATCCTCTTAGCCTAAGGATACAGAATTTAGaaggaaaatgttgaaaaaaaattcctaattgagggagagggaaaaggcaGGGGAGGGATTATGCTTTTAGCCTTGTTTCATTACCATGCACTCCCtaaggaagaaagaatggagaGAAGACAAAGGTCCTACCAATAGGAATTTACAGGCAGTGAGAAGCCCTGAAGAATCCCTTTTCCTTTTAGGTAAGTCCCTGGGGTACTTTCATGGGTACCTGGCAAATGCCTCAGAAGATACCCCCTGCTCGAGTGACCTTGACTTCCCGAACAACTGCTGGTGCTGCCTCCCTCactgaatggatacagaaaaatCCTGATTTACTCAAGGCCTGTAATGGGTTGCGTCCTGAAATCTTAGGCAAGGTATTTATTCTTCCTACCTAACCTGAAATCCCATCACCTCCAACCTCAAAAAATGTCTATTGTTATGCCAACATTGTCCCAGCAGGGGGAACCCTAACCATTCTATCTTGTCTAGTCCCTAATCACTTTTTCTGAGGCCTGAAGGGATGAACTGTGGATTTATTACCAGCCTCTcaacataatagaaaataatctAATCTCAAGGGGAGGTTAGGAGaaccaaatttttatttgaaacctaccaagcatggtggtgcagctacaggggaggctgagacaggagaactgcAGTTGAAGTCctatctgggcaatttagcaagactgtctcaaaataaaaataaaaagaactgggaatgtagctcagtggtaaagcacccatgggttcaatccctaatgcgTGTGTACACAGACGCACACACAATCAGAAACCCAACTTTCTGCCCATGGTAGGGGAATAAGGGAGTCAGGATTCTGAGGTGGATTGGGAATATTCTGGGCCTCACCAGAAACATGTCTATTCTATTCTCCTCTCAACAGCCCAATGATCCAGAGAGTCAGAAGAAACTCAGGAAGAAGTCTATCACAAAGACTGTACAACAAGTACCAAGTCCAACCATAATTCCAAACTTTATAGCTACCAATCCTAATCCCCCAGATCAACCCCATAGCCCACATCCCTCTGCAGGTCATACTCCAGGTCCCCAAAGCCCAGTTAACTCTCCAGGTCCCCAAAGCCCAGTTAACTCTCCAGGTCCCCAAAGCCCAGTTAACTCTCTTAATAGTCCACCTAGAAGTGCAGGTGTGATGGAACACTGAGACATAGCTGAGA
This genomic interval from Urocitellus parryii isolate mUroPar1 chromosome 11, mUroPar1.hap1, whole genome shotgun sequence contains the following:
- the Cfap126 gene encoding protein Flattop, with the protein product MATNYSANQYEKAFSPKILQNWSPAKPTKEKISSHEGYTQIIANDRGHLLPSVPRSKVSPWGTFMGTWQMPQKIPPARVTLTSRTTAGAASLTEWIQKNPDLLKACNGLRPEILGKPNDPESQKKLRKKSITKTVQQVPSPTIIPNFIATNPNPPDQPHSPHPSAGHTPGPQSPVNSPGPQSPVNSPGPQSPVNSLNSPPRSAGVMEH